A region of Granulicella sibirica DNA encodes the following proteins:
- a CDS encoding sensor histidine kinase, translating to MRRTLPKTLFGQLVLGTIVAQTLLLGLFIWYTVVSQKQIAEVRTRQRIGQQLDRLASACAKQWAKGDMASLHDVLELSRIAPTIEVARLTDLSGKTMAVSESGRDQGLDAYELDVLKDATHQQIFSIRNGQLEAVTPVAMGGKTVALLWLEPNHAVSLNTLNAVVRVSLTYGGFALLANLLPIFLIVRSVTKPLRRLKRATQQVMQQNPGLPAGFPLPVTTRNEAGDLTASFNTMVRELEEQRRGLLETLALLDSMLGNAPIGFAFFDPGLNYVRLNQFLADMYEVPIGQQLGRRVSELFPGAMAEELEACLAKVFATGQAMRNVELSGEMRHAPNVRRSWLMHFYPVRTEQETIRWVGVIVVEITERLQAEETLRRTEKLAATGRLAASIAHEINNPLEAVTNLLYLLRTHSAIDETALSYVSMAQAELGRVSEITQQMLRFYRQSTLPRMTDVGQVLESVLDLYQSRIVAAHVTVAKKFSGSPGVFGLSGEMRQVFANLIGNALDAMPGGGQLVLRARRGSGRRSDGVWSEGVRVSVTDNGSGMSRETMARVFEAFFTTKQATGTGLGLWVSEEIIRKHSGSVRVRSRTGMPSGTCFSVFFPDAGLKVDQLEVADATVSAG from the coding sequence ATGCGACGTACCCTTCCCAAGACGCTCTTTGGCCAGCTCGTCCTGGGCACCATCGTGGCGCAGACGCTTCTCCTGGGCCTCTTCATCTGGTACACCGTCGTCTCGCAGAAGCAGATCGCCGAGGTGAGGACGCGTCAGCGGATCGGCCAGCAACTGGATCGGCTTGCGAGCGCCTGTGCGAAGCAGTGGGCCAAGGGGGACATGGCCTCGCTCCACGATGTGCTGGAGCTTTCGCGGATCGCGCCGACGATCGAAGTCGCCCGGCTCACTGACCTCAGCGGGAAGACAATGGCGGTCAGCGAGAGCGGCCGCGACCAGGGGCTGGATGCCTATGAGCTCGATGTCTTGAAAGACGCGACGCATCAGCAAATCTTCTCGATCCGAAACGGGCAACTGGAGGCCGTCACTCCGGTTGCCATGGGCGGTAAGACGGTCGCGCTCTTGTGGCTGGAGCCAAATCACGCCGTGTCGCTGAATACTCTGAATGCGGTCGTGCGAGTCTCGCTGACCTATGGCGGCTTCGCGCTTCTGGCTAATCTGCTTCCGATATTCCTGATCGTGCGGTCTGTCACCAAACCTCTGCGCCGGCTCAAGAGAGCCACCCAGCAGGTCATGCAGCAGAATCCGGGCCTGCCCGCTGGCTTTCCCCTGCCCGTGACGACGAGGAACGAGGCAGGAGACCTGACCGCAAGCTTCAACACCATGGTGCGGGAACTCGAGGAGCAGAGACGTGGGCTGCTCGAGACGCTCGCCCTGCTCGACTCGATGCTTGGCAATGCCCCGATCGGCTTCGCCTTCTTCGATCCTGGTTTGAACTATGTGCGGCTCAACCAGTTCCTTGCCGATATGTACGAGGTTCCGATCGGCCAGCAGCTTGGGCGAAGAGTTTCGGAGCTCTTTCCCGGCGCGATGGCGGAGGAGCTGGAGGCGTGCCTGGCGAAGGTCTTCGCAACCGGCCAGGCGATGCGGAACGTCGAGCTTTCCGGCGAGATGCGGCATGCGCCCAACGTGCGGCGAAGCTGGCTGATGCACTTCTACCCGGTGCGGACGGAGCAGGAGACCATTCGCTGGGTCGGCGTGATCGTGGTCGAGATCACGGAGCGTCTGCAGGCGGAAGAGACTCTCCGCCGCACGGAGAAGCTGGCCGCGACAGGGCGCCTTGCCGCAAGCATCGCGCATGAGATCAACAATCCGCTGGAAGCAGTCACGAACCTCCTTTATCTGCTGCGAACCCATAGTGCCATCGACGAGACAGCCTTGAGCTATGTGTCAATGGCGCAGGCGGAACTTGGCCGCGTGTCGGAGATCACCCAGCAGATGCTGCGCTTTTACCGGCAGTCCACCTTGCCGCGTATGACCGACGTCGGCCAGGTGCTGGAATCGGTGCTGGATCTTTACCAGTCGCGAATCGTGGCGGCACACGTAACCGTCGCGAAGAAGTTCAGCGGATCGCCTGGGGTGTTTGGCCTGAGTGGGGAGATGCGGCAGGTATTCGCCAACCTGATCGGGAACGCGCTGGACGCGATGCCGGGCGGGGGACAGCTTGTCCTGCGGGCGAGGCGCGGATCCGGACGGAGGAGCGATGGAGTCTGGAGTGAAGGAGTGCGCGTTTCGGTCACCGATAACGGTTCGGGCATGTCGCGCGAGACAATGGCCAGGGTCTTCGAGGCGTTCTTTACGACGAAGCAGGCCACCGGAACGGGACTCGGTTTGTGGGTGAGCGAGGAGATCATTCGCAAGCACTCAGGCTCGGTTCGAGTAAGGAGTCGAACCGGGATGCCAAGCGGAACGTGCTTTTCGGTCTTCTTTCCGGATGCGGGGCTGAAGGTGGATCAGCTGGAAGTGGCGGATGCTACCGTTTCAGCGGGGTAG
- a CDS encoding beta-propeller fold lactonase family protein: MTRSTPILAAASAAILLFTMGCKSTPKPAEAPQAAAVPESNEPRIYVTDEVSGDLTVIDSGTFATIATIHLGKRPRGIHASPDGKTIYVALSGTPIAGPDVDESTLPPADHSADGIGVFDVATNKLVKTIHAGSDPENFDVSKDGTQIYVSNEDVSAVGIVDIAKGDIIKSLPMGAQPEGVKVSPNGKFVYITSEETSTISVLDSAAGKIVATFKVGHRPRNVAFTPDGKLAYINAENDGTVVLVDAVKHKVLKTIPLGTPGQIKPMNVLLSPDASRLYVSTGRGKKVFTIDTATNTVLNSVEVGRRPWGIALSPDAKTLYSANGSSNDIAAVDLATNTVTKTVPAGTGPWGILVLPR; this comes from the coding sequence ATGACCCGATCCACCCCGATTCTGGCCGCAGCCTCCGCCGCCATCCTTCTCTTCACCATGGGCTGCAAGTCCACCCCGAAGCCAGCCGAAGCGCCCCAGGCAGCAGCCGTCCCCGAGTCCAACGAGCCCCGCATCTACGTCACCGACGAGGTCTCCGGCGATCTCACCGTCATCGACTCCGGCACCTTCGCCACCATCGCCACCATCCACCTCGGCAAGCGCCCCCGCGGCATCCACGCCAGCCCCGACGGCAAGACCATCTACGTTGCCCTCAGCGGAACCCCCATCGCCGGCCCCGACGTCGACGAATCCACCCTTCCCCCGGCTGATCACAGCGCCGACGGCATCGGAGTCTTCGACGTAGCTACCAACAAGCTCGTCAAAACCATCCACGCCGGCTCCGATCCGGAAAACTTCGACGTCAGCAAGGACGGCACGCAGATCTACGTCTCGAACGAAGACGTGTCCGCCGTCGGCATCGTCGACATCGCCAAAGGCGACATCATCAAGTCCCTCCCCATGGGAGCCCAGCCCGAAGGCGTTAAAGTCAGTCCCAACGGCAAGTTCGTCTACATCACCTCGGAAGAGACGAGCACCATCTCCGTTCTCGACTCCGCCGCCGGAAAGATCGTCGCCACCTTCAAGGTCGGCCACCGTCCCCGCAACGTAGCCTTCACCCCCGACGGCAAGCTCGCCTACATCAACGCTGAAAATGACGGCACAGTAGTTCTCGTCGACGCTGTCAAGCACAAGGTCCTCAAGACCATCCCTCTTGGAACTCCGGGTCAGATCAAGCCCATGAACGTCCTCCTATCGCCCGACGCCTCCCGCCTCTACGTCAGCACCGGCCGCGGCAAGAAGGTCTTCACCATTGACACCGCCACCAACACCGTTCTGAACTCCGTAGAAGTAGGCCGCCGTCCCTGGGGCATAGCCCTTTCTCCCGACGCCAAAACTCTCTACTCCGCCAACGGCTCCTCCAACGACATCGCAGCCGTGGATCTGGCCACCAACACCGTCACAAAAACCGTCCCTGCCGGCACCGGCCCCTGGGGCATCCTCGTCCTCCCACGATGA
- a CDS encoding carboxypeptidase regulatory-like domain-containing protein, with translation MTLIRTIVTSALLATLLATGCKSAKPAPEAPAAAPQPVYFHVDPATAATITGTVTYTGPHPAPTLIDMSEDPACVAAHKTKAYDESLLVAPNKGLANAFVYIEKGLEAKTFETPQTPVVIDQSGCWFHPRVLGIQTNQTLQIVNSDPVTHNIHPMASTNREWNHSQGPGDPPFNRRFPKPEVMIPVKCNIHGWMHAYIGVLDHPYFAVTDAKGAFTLPNLPPGNYTLTTWHEKLGVLSQSITVSPSARQVIDVAYKGK, from the coding sequence ATGACACTAATCCGCACCATCGTCACCTCCGCTCTCCTCGCCACGCTACTCGCCACCGGCTGCAAGTCCGCGAAACCGGCCCCCGAAGCCCCCGCTGCGGCACCGCAACCCGTCTACTTTCACGTAGACCCCGCAACCGCCGCCACCATCACCGGAACCGTCACTTACACCGGCCCTCATCCCGCCCCGACACTCATCGACATGAGCGAAGACCCCGCCTGCGTCGCCGCCCACAAAACCAAGGCCTACGATGAATCCCTCCTCGTAGCCCCCAACAAGGGCCTCGCCAACGCCTTCGTCTACATCGAAAAAGGCCTCGAAGCCAAAACCTTCGAGACCCCGCAGACCCCCGTCGTCATCGACCAGAGCGGCTGCTGGTTCCATCCCCGCGTCCTCGGCATCCAGACGAATCAGACCCTCCAGATCGTCAACTCCGACCCCGTCACCCATAACATCCACCCCATGGCCTCCACCAACCGCGAGTGGAACCACAGCCAGGGTCCCGGCGACCCGCCCTTCAACCGCAGGTTCCCCAAGCCCGAAGTCATGATCCCCGTGAAGTGCAACATCCACGGCTGGATGCACGCTTACATCGGCGTCCTCGATCACCCCTACTTCGCCGTCACCGACGCGAAAGGCGCCTTCACCCTCCCCAATCTCCCGCCCGGCAACTACACCCTCACCACGTGGCACGAGAAACTCGGCGTCCTCAGCCAGTCCATCACCGTCTCACCCTCAGCCAGACAAGTCATCGACGTCGCATACAAAGGGAAATAG
- a CDS encoding IPT/TIG domain-containing protein, whose translation MIREIQARSRRRTPRGMLLGVCLGCLLGGPARAQETPPVVEATTIATAGPAGVAYDSAGNLYVVLRDDHRVLKVDTAGLVTTVAGTGEQGFGGDGGAATSALLDSPAGIAVDGSGNLFVADSHNQRVREISGGTITTVAGTGVAGFGGDGGGATAAVLDLPVAVSVDGAGNVYIADSGNHRIRKVSGGVIATVAGDGEQTFSGDGGLATAAGLDSPGGVVADTVVAGRVYISDTHNQRVRMVGVDGMISTVAGNGVGGSADGTGTVAELTRPLGLGIGTTGTVYVADSGNNKIRAIGATVTTVAGDGEQGFAGDTGSVVAAVLDSPRAVAAGANGSFALADTHNQRTRVVAGGAINTVAGIAPASTEGIVLEGVVSSVYGNGSVTANFSNGGKSATGMATLLDGGTSVGTVAWAANQASFSLAGLNAGLHALAVSYAGDASNAATASGLYLVTTTQAEQRVAFTQPVTPIVYAPGLTVALSATSSVGLPVTYTVASGPATVTGSTLAITGGGTVVVTAQAGNTDYAMAKANRTIVVSQATPAVAWAAPADVVYGTALGAGQLNASSAVPGSFTYSPNAGAVPGGGAQTLSVTFTPNDAASYVSVTQTVRLTVRQAMPTVTFPAPPYAIVGTSLSAVAFNPSAVGVTGAALNGTFAYTFAAGALVAAGPQVISATFTPNDLVDYAVTTASVTLSGTALGLASLSPAMASLGDAAKTVVLTGAGFASDASVLVNNAAVKTTFGNNGSLMAVIPAAAFTTVQTLQISVYDPTQKQTSGLLPFAVKAPGVSYTVSAPTTSDPGTQPTVTLTLTNPYPVEVDGVFTLSFTPSGNGVDDPAIQFASGGRTMKFTVGAGQTVAPNVMLQTGTVSGVIAIGLTLNAGGADVTPAGTAPTSITVPSVVPSVTAVAVARSGRTLTVTANGFSNTREVTQAAFHFLPVAGQQIQTPDVTLDVTSLFAGWYGSADSDAYGSSFLYTQVFTLDEDASVVGTVDVTLTNGVGTSGSGSSQ comes from the coding sequence TTGATCAGAGAGATCCAGGCGAGAAGCCGGAGGAGGACGCCGCGAGGCATGCTCCTCGGCGTTTGCCTTGGGTGTCTCCTGGGCGGACCCGCGAGGGCGCAGGAAACGCCCCCGGTAGTTGAGGCTACGACGATTGCTACCGCCGGACCGGCGGGGGTGGCTTATGACTCGGCTGGAAATTTGTATGTCGTGCTACGGGACGACCACCGGGTTTTGAAGGTGGATACGGCAGGGCTGGTGACTACGGTTGCGGGCACGGGGGAACAGGGATTTGGAGGGGATGGCGGAGCGGCGACGAGCGCGCTGCTCGATTCTCCTGCGGGGATTGCAGTCGATGGAAGCGGGAATCTCTTTGTGGCGGATTCGCATAACCAGCGGGTGCGGGAGATCAGTGGGGGGACGATTACTACGGTTGCGGGGACGGGTGTGGCGGGGTTTGGGGGGGATGGTGGTGGGGCTACAGCGGCGGTGCTTGATCTGCCGGTCGCGGTGAGTGTGGATGGGGCCGGGAATGTCTACATCGCGGACTCGGGGAACCACCGGATACGGAAGGTTTCGGGTGGAGTGATTGCGACGGTTGCGGGGGATGGAGAGCAGACGTTCTCGGGGGATGGCGGGTTGGCTACGGCGGCGGGGCTCGATAGTCCGGGCGGCGTCGTGGCGGATACGGTGGTGGCGGGGCGGGTCTATATCAGCGACACGCATAACCAGAGGGTGCGGATGGTTGGTGTGGATGGGATGATCTCGACTGTCGCGGGGAACGGTGTGGGGGGCTCGGCAGACGGAACGGGAACAGTCGCGGAGCTAACGCGGCCCCTGGGGCTCGGGATCGGTACGACGGGGACGGTGTATGTCGCGGATAGCGGCAACAACAAGATCAGGGCGATCGGCGCGACGGTGACGACGGTTGCGGGGGACGGGGAGCAGGGGTTTGCTGGCGATACAGGGTCAGTGGTTGCAGCGGTGCTTGACTCGCCACGGGCAGTCGCTGCGGGCGCGAATGGCTCGTTTGCGCTGGCGGATACACATAACCAGAGGACACGGGTGGTGGCGGGTGGTGCGATCAATACTGTGGCGGGCATTGCGCCGGCGTCGACCGAGGGGATTGTGCTCGAGGGGGTGGTGTCGAGCGTGTACGGGAACGGGAGTGTGACGGCGAACTTCAGCAATGGGGGGAAGAGCGCTACAGGTATGGCTACGCTGCTCGATGGTGGAACTTCGGTTGGGACGGTGGCGTGGGCGGCTAATCAGGCGAGCTTCAGCCTGGCGGGGTTGAATGCGGGACTGCATGCGCTGGCGGTGTCGTATGCGGGCGATGCGAGTAATGCGGCTACAGCGAGTGGCTTATACCTGGTGACGACGACACAGGCGGAACAGAGGGTTGCGTTCACGCAGCCTGTAACTCCGATCGTCTATGCTCCGGGGCTGACGGTAGCTTTGAGCGCTACGTCGAGTGTGGGGCTTCCGGTAACGTACACGGTTGCCAGCGGACCGGCGACGGTGACGGGATCGACGCTGGCGATTACGGGCGGCGGAACAGTCGTCGTTACAGCGCAGGCGGGAAACACCGACTATGCGATGGCCAAGGCGAACCGGACGATCGTAGTTAGCCAAGCGACTCCGGCAGTAGCCTGGGCGGCTCCGGCCGACGTCGTCTATGGCACGGCGCTTGGCGCGGGGCAGTTGAATGCTTCGTCTGCGGTTCCTGGCAGCTTTACGTACAGTCCGAATGCTGGAGCTGTGCCTGGAGGTGGAGCGCAGACGTTGAGTGTGACGTTTACACCGAACGATGCTGCTTCGTATGTAAGTGTGACGCAGACGGTGCGGTTGACGGTGAGACAGGCAATGCCGACAGTTACGTTCCCGGCTCCGCCTTATGCGATCGTAGGGACGTCGCTGTCGGCGGTGGCGTTCAACCCTTCGGCGGTTGGAGTAACGGGCGCGGCGCTGAACGGGACATTTGCGTATACGTTCGCGGCGGGTGCGCTGGTGGCGGCTGGTCCGCAGGTGATATCGGCGACGTTTACGCCCAATGACCTGGTCGACTATGCCGTTACTACGGCTTCGGTTACGTTGAGCGGGACGGCGTTGGGCCTGGCTAGTCTGTCTCCGGCTATGGCTTCGCTTGGGGATGCGGCGAAGACGGTCGTGCTGACAGGCGCGGGCTTTGCGTCCGACGCTTCGGTGCTCGTGAACAATGCGGCGGTGAAGACGACGTTTGGGAATAACGGCAGCCTGATGGCAGTGATTCCGGCGGCTGCATTCACCACAGTGCAGACGCTGCAGATCAGCGTCTATGACCCGACGCAGAAGCAGACGAGTGGGCTCTTGCCGTTTGCTGTGAAGGCTCCGGGAGTAAGCTACACGGTTTCGGCTCCGACGACGAGCGATCCTGGGACGCAGCCTACGGTGACGCTGACGTTGACGAATCCGTATCCGGTTGAGGTGGATGGAGTCTTTACGCTGTCGTTCACGCCGAGCGGGAATGGGGTCGATGATCCAGCGATCCAGTTCGCTTCCGGTGGGAGGACGATGAAATTTACCGTGGGCGCAGGACAGACGGTTGCGCCGAATGTGATGCTGCAAACGGGAACAGTCAGCGGCGTGATCGCGATCGGGTTAACTCTGAACGCGGGTGGCGCGGATGTGACTCCAGCGGGAACAGCTCCGACTTCGATTACCGTGCCTTCGGTTGTGCCATCGGTAACGGCGGTGGCGGTCGCTCGTTCGGGGCGGACACTGACGGTGACCGCGAATGGGTTTTCGAATACGCGTGAGGTGACGCAGGCTGCCTTTCACTTTTTGCCGGTCGCTGGACAGCAGATTCAGACACCGGATGTGACGCTGGATGTGACCAGCCTGTTCGCTGGGTGGTATGGGTCCGCGGATTCCGATGCTTATGGATCGAGTTTTCTTTATACCCAGGTCTTTACGCTGGATGAGGATGCTTCAGTGGTGGGGACGGTGGATGTGACGTTGACGAATGGGGTGGGGACATCGGGATCTGGAAGTTCACAATAA
- a CDS encoding DNRLRE domain-containing protein codes for MLLFAGVIGLGRSAFATDTTLTADAHVNSARPTVNYGGLSNISVGSGTTGLIRFDLGTLPAGTVGSQISKATLRLYVNRVYTAGTMSVAPLTGSWSEAAVTYSTVPSAGDVAGSVDVTAAEQFVTVDLTSVVQNWVTNPDTNFGLALTATTANALFDAKENDETGHAAGLDVTIVSQGAVGPQGPAGPTGATGPRGASGSTGLTGPTGPQGAAGAMGAVGPAGSTGAIGPTGVAGAQGLQGPVGPTGVVGATGPAGGQVYSANIQLPDGISSDDSTGGLVALPSGASTASRNVLSASLTVPQTCTASQLIVTTFDTNAGSASVTVQVDQATAAQVNTNYTYSTNLSCTVTTPESNEGSSSCSSSASTTLTAGEFVTIVAFNFSNTDAYTNARLLVSFVCK; via the coding sequence GTGTTGCTGTTCGCCGGTGTGATTGGACTTGGGCGTTCGGCGTTCGCGACGGATACAACACTGACGGCCGACGCGCATGTGAACTCGGCGCGGCCGACAGTGAATTATGGCGGCCTGTCGAATATCAGCGTGGGGAGTGGGACGACGGGGCTGATTCGGTTCGATCTGGGAACCCTTCCGGCGGGAACCGTGGGTTCGCAGATTTCGAAAGCGACGCTTCGGCTGTATGTGAACCGTGTGTATACCGCAGGTACTATGAGCGTGGCTCCACTGACCGGGAGCTGGAGCGAGGCGGCGGTGACGTACAGCACCGTTCCTTCAGCGGGAGATGTGGCGGGGAGCGTTGACGTGACGGCGGCGGAACAGTTTGTCACGGTGGATCTGACGTCCGTGGTGCAGAACTGGGTGACGAATCCGGATACGAACTTTGGGCTGGCGCTGACTGCAACGACGGCGAATGCGCTGTTCGATGCGAAAGAGAATGACGAGACGGGGCATGCGGCTGGGCTGGATGTGACGATCGTATCGCAGGGGGCCGTTGGTCCGCAGGGTCCGGCTGGGCCTACGGGAGCTACTGGGCCGCGGGGTGCCAGCGGGTCGACGGGACTCACGGGTCCTACTGGCCCCCAGGGGGCAGCGGGTGCTATGGGCGCTGTGGGCCCTGCCGGTTCCACGGGTGCGATCGGACCTACCGGTGTAGCAGGTGCTCAGGGTCTTCAGGGCCCAGTGGGTCCTACGGGTGTGGTGGGTGCCACCGGTCCGGCTGGAGGGCAGGTGTATTCAGCGAATATCCAGCTGCCAGACGGGATCTCGTCTGACGATTCTACGGGCGGGCTTGTTGCACTGCCGAGTGGGGCGTCCACGGCTAGCCGCAACGTTCTGAGCGCGTCGCTGACTGTTCCCCAGACCTGCACTGCGTCACAGCTTATTGTGACAACTTTCGATACCAATGCAGGAAGTGCGTCCGTGACCGTCCAGGTGGACCAGGCGACTGCAGCGCAAGTGAACACGAATTACACCTATAGCACGAACCTGTCTTGCACGGTGACCACCCCGGAGTCGAACGAGGGAAGCAGCAGTTGTTCGTCCTCGGCGTCTACGACACTCACTGCGGGAGAATTCGTCACGATCGTAGCGTTCAACTTCAGCAACACAGATGCGTATACGAACGCGAGGCTGCTGGTGAGCTTTGTCTGCAAGTAG
- a CDS encoding alpha-amylase domain-containing protein yields MSEPWNGKVVFEGFWWNCWNSNYPHDWYTYLAKLAPRLAAMGFDGIWTPPPCKDTNAEANMGYTPYDYYDIGQKNQKGQMWTRFGTMDAFLRLVAVAHANGLEVYPDMVLDHCAGGDPDPSSPFQTDNQQYTSFQPVGYAGAHTGRWQRNWLDFHFNPVHWHPTVEWTPTASNSFGSDFCYQGRCSDSGNADANCASRQNVRAWFTWFVKQTGVDGFRFDDVAGFPPEVVEDILYNAMGGGLRYFAVGEYVTDSQATVDGWASDTLNRCGTFDYPLRFALAAMVQSGGFYDVGSLPSQQQSNRFKTVPFVSNHDTADDTIGPALDPDNPRTALAYAVAMTVDGSPQLYYEDLFRNVSPWKDGTTAAAIPSRAWLENLVWCHQKLGFKTGDYFVRYQNSQQLLILERGARAIVAINNDGSSWHDGWVSTAFFPNTQLHDYTGTCPGNVWTNADGWFHVNQPPLSYSVWGNEGVTGGFDLAGRRTVQQFEMDDDLGDSTTNFGYGGKAVADGFRVAGAIWPAAGSEVNVVVYADGPEDVSVEMLTSGGAVLEAANGAVPLALSAAIEVEGRYVLRAKVSAAGAAPARLYVKVDYLGPAESALF; encoded by the coding sequence ATGTCCGAACCATGGAACGGTAAAGTTGTCTTCGAGGGCTTCTGGTGGAATTGCTGGAATAGCAACTATCCCCATGACTGGTACACGTACCTTGCGAAGCTGGCGCCCCGGCTGGCGGCGATGGGATTCGACGGGATATGGACTCCGCCGCCGTGCAAGGATACGAATGCCGAAGCGAACATGGGCTACACGCCCTACGACTATTACGACATCGGTCAGAAGAATCAGAAGGGTCAGATGTGGACGCGCTTCGGGACGATGGATGCGTTTCTGCGGCTGGTCGCGGTGGCGCATGCCAATGGGCTCGAGGTGTATCCGGACATGGTGCTCGATCACTGCGCAGGCGGCGACCCGGACCCGTCCTCGCCGTTTCAGACGGATAACCAGCAATACACGAGCTTTCAGCCGGTGGGTTACGCGGGGGCGCATACGGGCCGGTGGCAGAGGAACTGGCTCGACTTTCATTTCAACCCGGTGCACTGGCACCCTACCGTGGAGTGGACGCCCACGGCCTCAAACAGCTTTGGTTCGGACTTCTGTTACCAAGGGCGATGCAGCGACTCGGGCAACGCGGATGCGAACTGTGCCTCGCGGCAAAATGTGCGGGCGTGGTTTACATGGTTTGTGAAGCAGACGGGCGTGGATGGGTTTCGTTTCGACGATGTCGCTGGATTTCCTCCGGAAGTTGTCGAAGATATTCTTTACAACGCCATGGGGGGCGGCCTGCGCTACTTCGCGGTCGGGGAGTACGTCACGGACTCGCAGGCGACGGTGGATGGATGGGCGAGTGACACGCTGAATCGGTGTGGGACGTTCGACTATCCGCTACGCTTCGCGCTTGCGGCCATGGTTCAGTCGGGTGGGTTTTACGATGTCGGGAGTCTGCCGAGCCAGCAGCAGTCGAACCGCTTCAAGACGGTTCCGTTCGTCAGTAACCACGACACGGCGGATGACACGATCGGCCCGGCGCTCGATCCGGACAATCCACGAACGGCCCTGGCTTATGCGGTGGCGATGACGGTTGACGGGAGTCCGCAGCTCTACTATGAGGACCTGTTCCGGAATGTTTCCCCATGGAAGGATGGCACGACGGCGGCGGCGATTCCGAGCAGGGCGTGGCTCGAGAACCTGGTGTGGTGTCATCAGAAGCTCGGGTTCAAGACGGGCGATTACTTTGTGCGGTATCAGAATTCGCAACAACTTTTGATCCTGGAACGTGGCGCGCGGGCGATCGTGGCGATCAACAACGATGGCAGCTCGTGGCATGATGGGTGGGTCTCGACGGCGTTCTTTCCGAATACGCAGCTTCACGATTACACGGGGACGTGTCCTGGTAATGTCTGGACGAATGCGGATGGATGGTTTCATGTCAACCAGCCACCGCTGTCCTACTCGGTGTGGGGGAATGAGGGGGTTACCGGGGGATTTGACCTGGCGGGGCGGCGGACGGTGCAGCAGTTCGAGATGGACGACGATCTTGGGGATAGCACGACGAACTTCGGGTATGGCGGGAAGGCGGTGGCAGATGGGTTTCGGGTGGCGGGGGCAATCTGGCCGGCGGCTGGGTCGGAGGTGAACGTGGTGGTGTACGCGGACGGCCCGGAGGATGTGTCGGTGGAGATGCTGACGTCGGGAGGTGCGGTGCTGGAAGCGGCGAACGGGGCCGTTCCGCTGGCGCTGAGCGCTGCTATCGAGGTTGAGGGGCGTTATGTGCTGCGGGCCAAGGTATCAGCGGCGGGAGCGGCTCCGGCGCGGCTCTACGTCAAGGTGGATTACCTGGGGCCGGCGGAGTCCGCTTTGTTTTAG